A stretch of DNA from Methylobacterium sp. CB376:
TGACCGCCTCCTGGCCCCTCGACGTCGCCTTGGAGGCACCACCCGCGGGCCGCGGCCATCTTCCGACCCTGCCTGAAGCGCGGCCCCCGGCTCTCTTCGGGCACAAAGAAGCGCCAGAGGGGGGGACCCTCAGCCCACCCGCTGGGCCTGCCGCAAACGCGTCCGCAGCCGTTCACGGGTCGTTAGGCATACCCGCCCAGCTTGCCGCCTCCGCCCCGGAGCCGGCCCATGATCTTGAATTCCCTCGCCCTCAAGCTTAAGCACCCGGCGCGTGGCGACTTCCGGGGCCGGCATTTCGAGGCCACCCTGAGCGTGCAGGCCGTTTCTTGGTAGCTGCGCTACGCGCTCGGCTACCGCGACATCGGGGAGATGCTCCTGGAGAGGGGCCTCACGGTCGACCACTCCACCATCAATCGCCGGGTGCTCGCCTCCGCGCCGGCCATCAAGCGCCGCCTGCGCCGGTTCCGCAAACCGCACTCCGGCTCCGTGCGCGTCGACGAGACCGACATCAAGGTGCGGGGCCAGTGGCGATACCTGTACCGGGCCATCGACCAGCACGGGCAGGCGGTCGACTCCCCGCTCACCGCCAACCGCGACCTGGATGCGGCCAAGCGCTTCCTCCGCAAGATGCTGCAGGATCAGCCGCTTCTCGCGCCCGACCGCATCCGCACCAATGGCGCTGGCCCGTACCCGCCGGCGATCGCCGAGAGCCGCAAGGAGGGCCTGCTGCGGCGCATGCCGACCCACCACGTCACCAAGCACCTGCGACAGGGGATCGAGAGCCACCACTTCCGGGTCAAGCGGGCGATGCCGCGGATGGCCGGGTTCCGGCCGTTCCGCACGGCCCGGCGCACAATCCAGGGCTTCGAGGCGATGCTGTGGCTGCGCAAGGACTTCGGGTTCGCGGGCGCGTGGACCGTCCGCGAGCAGAACCAGCTCCTCGCCAGCTGCTTTGGTCTTTCCGTCGCGAACAAAGCGTGAAAGCGGGTCGGCGGAGCCCCTTCTGCGGCCCGAGCCCGCGTTTGCGGCAAGCCCCGGCGGGCTCGGGCGAGGGCCACCCGCACATCATGATGGACGGCTTCCCGACCGGACCGCACGCCCGGGCCTCAATGGACGGCCTGCTCAAGGACGTCTCGATCACCCAGCGGCGGCAGGTCGGTCGGGAAGCGGTCAGTGCCGATCACCGCCTCGTGGCCGCAGCTCGATCAAGGCGGCGCCCGTCTAGGCACTGCACATGCGGTTCGGGAGCGGCGACTGGTCCGCCGCGCGCTTCCGGCGCGGGCCGCACGAAGACGCGGTAGCGCCGTGCACGCTCCACATCGGGCCTTCGAGTTGTGCTCCGTGAGGCCCGAGCTTGGTCGTCGCTCTCGCCCCCGCCCTGCATCCTCCTGCTCAGGTCCCTCACTCGACGGGCAGCCCCGGACGCGTCGCGCTCTCGATGATCGCCTCCCACGATTTGCCCATCGCGCGCAGGGACTCGATCGAGGGGCCGATCTCGTTCCCGTAGACCCTCAGCGTGCGCTCGTAGATGCGGGTCCGGTGCGGCTCGGGGGTCTGCTCCTTGAACAGGGAGGCCAGTCGCCTGCGCTCCGCGTGCATCGCCCGTGCGATGGCCTCGGCGGAGGCGCCGCGGCGGCGCATCTCAGCCGCGTGCTCGCGCAAGTCGCGCACGGCTTGCTCGTACTGGGACCGCAGGCTCATCGACGGTGTGGCCCTCGTGACCGACGCGATCGGACGATCATGCATCGTTCTGCGTCGGCCTCCTACCTGTAGCGGCCCTCCCGCGGCCAAGCCGAGCGAGGTTCGGCCTCGACCCGACGGCGACGGCGCTTGATCGCCTCCCGCCTACCGATGCACGACACCCTTGATCTGCGGGATCTCCTCGGCCTGCCCGGCTCGGGCCGCAGCGGACCTTTTTGATTGGTGGCCCGTCAGAAGCTTGACGGCTTGTACACCTTGAGCCTTAACTTGAAGGCCAAGCAACGGGAAAGTTCGGCTATGAGACGCACTGGACTCCTCTCGGCCGCCCTCTTTACAATCTGTGTTGTTTATCCAAATGCTACAATGGCAATGTCGTGCTCAGAACGCAACCAACAGTGCATTAAATTCTGCGATCAGAGAAATGCGGGCGGAAGAGCTTATAATTGCCACTCTCGTTGTGCTGACGCTAATTCACAATGCATGCAGAATGGATGTTATAACACGCCAATGAAGAGTGGGTGCGGCTTCTCTAAATCCTAGATCCTGACTTATCCGGCCAGGGCGTGTCCCGCCCCGTCACCCGGTCGCCGGCGGCCGGGTCCCCTCTCTGCCCATACTCCACCCGGTGCGCTTGAAGGCGGCGGTGGATCCCGACCACATCGCGCATCACCCCGACGCTCTTCGCCCCGCACGCAGAGCAGCGCGGGTGCAGGGCGATGTCGGGGAACGGCAGGCTGTCCGGGAAGCGATCCGTGCTGATCACCGCCTCGTGGCCGCAGTGAGTCGCGTTGGCGTGCACGAAGGCTGTGCGGTCGCCCTCCTCGGACCGGATCCAGCCGATCGTGGGCGGCGGGATCGCGCGGCCCTGCTCGTCGTAGGCGCGGCGGGGGTTGCGGCGGCTCATAGGCGGAGACGTAGGCCGCGTCCGTTGCGCGGCGACTGCGTGCGCGAGCTACACGGATCGGGTCAGGGCGGCAACCGCGCCCTCTAAACGGATGCCAAGGACCGACCAAGCAAGCTGAAATATTCCCAAACAAATACAGGATTTCTGCTCGAATTAAATATGAGCACGCAATAAATTTGCGTTTGGCTTCGATGCTGGGTGCCTGAAACATTGTCCTGGCATGATCGAATCAGATGGTGTTGATCTGCGTTAGAATTGGCAGTTTATGATAAAAATAGTAACTTGAAACTTTATAGCGCCACCATTGGCAGCATCTATCAGCTTTTCTCCACTTCATGAATACAAATTCAGGCCAATCTATCTGCCCAAAGCTGACCTCATCTGAGAATATGATTTTTATCGACGGGTGTCGTCATGGTTAGATCATAGTAAATCTTGTCACTTTCTGCTTCTTTATCATAGTTGCTCTTTAAGATATTTATTGCATCTTGCGCGGCATAGCTTCTGCTCTCGCCGGTTCCTTCTGCAGCAGCTATGCTGCATGAAGCAAAATTGGATTTTATAAATTCAAATATTATATCAGGATCCGCCTTCATCCTTTTCATCGTGTAAGGCCACCATTCTAATATTATTAGTCCAGCTTTCTTTAGCACATCCTTGCCGCCCTCAAAAACAAATGGTTCTGCGCCTTGAACATCAATTTTTACAGCAAGCGGAGTTTTGATATAAGCGGCGAAATCATTCAAAGGAACTGCTTCGACGTTTATGACTGGTCGCAGATGTTCGCCAATATCGCCGATAAAATTGCCACCTATTCTAATTCTGTGATCTCCTAGATTTTCAGGTGCAATTTCGAACTGCAAATTTGAGTTTTCCTTGAATAAAGCCAGCCTGAAAAGCTTGTAATTTGCATGTCTACAATTTATCTTTGTGTTAATTTCTAAGTTCATAAAGTTATGCGGCTCTGGTTCGAATGCAAAACAATGAACATTTGGATATGACTGCGCAATCGGAATAGTTGTAAGACCGATATTCGCGCCTATATCTAAGTAGTAACCCACCCCACCATTCTTGTCAAAAAACTCTTTTAATTTATCCACGGTCGTTTTCGCCCAGTCTCCCTTTTCAGAGTAAGCACGGTGCACTGAGAAGTCAT
This window harbors:
- a CDS encoding FkbM family methyltransferase, with product MKAQILQLFSWFVRKLPERRKIQIVKTLADDQEFARLHARYAIAAFAGPAGVTGVASRGVSGTIVSQPYDFSVHRAYSEKGDWAKTTVDKLKEFFDKNGGVGYYLDIGANIGLTTIPIAQSYPNVHCFAFEPEPHNFMNLEINTKINCRHANYKLFRLALFKENSNLQFEIAPENLGDHRIRIGGNFIGDIGEHLRPVINVEAVPLNDFAAYIKTPLAVKIDVQGAEPFVFEGGKDVLKKAGLIILEWWPYTMKRMKADPDIIFEFIKSNFASCSIAAAEGTGESRSYAAQDAINILKSNYDKEAESDKIYYDLTMTTPVDKNHILR